The DNA region GATAAAATAAGATTTTTCCTCATccctattaattaaaaaaacaaaaaatggtTTGTTAGttaactaattaaattaacctacatctttttttgtttgttttattttttaacatttagatttaaattttatctaattgttcgagttaatttttaatgaaaaaaaaaatcatctctACTTAAACAATGCATTGTTTAAAACATTACATtgcagttttaaaaattatgtgcctcttgttttttttttatctaaatataatttataaaaaataaaaaattaaaatacataattttataaatttattgctaCGTcttttaatcattataattaacttttatataaaaacacaGCTGGCATACAAAATTGCGACATAATTTCAACTAATTAACACATAATGCTTCAAACCAACACGAAAACCagtcattataattaatatttagcCAAATGTCCACTAATAGCTCTAACCAACTACCATAAAAtccaaaaaacaaaacaataactCACTCAAACTATCCCAATTTTATATtctagatttattttatttaaaaaaaaaatcataacaaccatttaaattaaagattaaaattacataaggGTGATATCCTATGATCATGCAGGTTTACTCAATGATCATGcaagttttttgattttatctaTTTCACATATATCATTTCTTTTCAtaaattctcatttttttatttttattattttcataattcaagGTAAAGGTACATAAAAAGTTGATGGTTCGATTGTGTAGTAATATTGACCtaaattcaagtaaattttacttcaagttaataatgataaagtaAGGGAGATAGTTGTGTGTATGCACAACATTAGGCAACTTGATGTTACTCAAACTTGAGTTGTTTTTGTATATCTttcaaaagatatatataggtaataataattgcattattagtaaatatatataaattattttgttaatgttcaaatacttgataataataatgttaataagcTTTATCAAGCATACATATTGTCATTGATATTCATTGATGCATGGATGCTCAAGTTGGTATGACTGATTCTCATGATTTTTGCTCAATCATGAGTCTTGATATCCAATGGTATCCGGTCGGTCTTGCATTGCTAGAAGCCTGGTTTATATACCAGCTATAGTAACTTTATGTTATGTagctattttatatatatacacatcgACGAAACGAGACTGCGTGGCTATCGCGCAGGGTTGTGGCCCTGGTTATAAAAGGGGTTGCAAGCACCCGCGTCGTGCCAGTTACATATTCGAGCTTCTTGACACAGGTGCGCGACAATTcactgtatatttattttccatagGTGAGTGTTTTTGtgcatcaattttaatttgcaccaccatttttgtttctttttttttttacaaattaattcacaattttttttttttatatctttacaAGTAAAAGtgttgataattgtttatttatttacctttttttatgttttttaaattattaaataaatttatatattatttcaattaaaaaaaaattatttttatattaaatattattttgcatctttaaataaagtaatttatttattaaattttttttttttgttattttttcattagacGATTTGGGTTAATCactagttttatatattttattatttaattttcattatgaaaGTTTATAAGTTGGTAGCTAATGTTTGAAttgacatatatttttttttttttgttcgtgaattataaattaattaagtaaGTGCATGTTCATAAAAAATCAAGCAGTGTCTTTTTACTTGTACGTTTGtaaaagttgaataaattaaagtttaatttaaGTGAGtaatgcatattttttttgcttgccCACAGAGGGCAATcactcacaaaaaaaaataaatttcatggaaaaaaattattttaaaatagtttaaaatttgaataattttgagaaaaaaaaaaaaaaaattgaacagtTCAGGTAATTCAATGTGAAGCCTgtaaaatgagtaaaaaaaaaaatatatatacagtcgatttattgaaaaaataagagagagaaaaaaataaaagtaggaGATTTGAGTTTATTTTGTCGCTTCCAAGTTGgcaaacaatgaaaaaacaatagaattCAAGGGATGTATGTAGCAAGAGAAAAGGGGTAGGTAGTTGAACCCCcagtgtattttaaaatgaaaaattaaaaaagaaaaaacacaataaaaattaattatactaatttttttttttccaatattatttatgaagacaaatcaaacattttttttccccattcaatcaatatttattttctgtggttacaatttttttttttatttttttaataatgtcgataataaaaattgaattctcATAACAAAAAAGccatagaaaaaatttttgtattcaacCGAGCTacacaattaaaatgaaattttttttttattatcaacctATACATATTGtttctttgtttatatatatatattttttttgtcattaatttttttttccttcgcTATGGTTATCTCTAATTGGATCAGTGTCGAACGCATTCACATCAAATTGGATTGCTGAGCATCGGGGGCGGTTGATTCGGGCAATGCCAAAACGATTATCTCCTTGGTCGTTGTCGTAGTTGGCGACGAAAGATGCTCAaagtgattatttaaaatagacaAAGTGGcgattggaaaaaaaaatatgaaattaagaTTCAATTGAGCTGTAGAAAATTTAATCTAAAGCGCAACCTGCTGTGggataaacaaatatatatatgcatttatttattcacaaaGAGTGAATACAATATCGATTTAGTCTCATTGTTTATTCCATCGATTAAAGcttaaatcatttatatattcatgtgcgtgtttattaaaagttgcttattcaagttgaaatatcaatatatgtgcaatttactctttttaaattttattaaaattaattaattaaagtgaataattttaattattaaaaaataaatattcagcaattttattaaatcaaatgaaatatatgaatatatttacaattaattaaacaataaaaaaataataattaaaactttaaaaataaataaaaaagtaattcatttatttttattattttttttttaataataataaaaaaattacttttaaaaataattattattatttataaataatttttaataaaaatcaattctttaataatatataaattgactttaaaaatttaattgaaaaagttgagttaaaattaaaagaaaaacaaagtaaaattcaaacaaaaaaataataaaatttgtctacaataaataaataaataaataaataacaaaaaaagaataataataaatttatttaatatctttattgttatgataaaattaatactcaataatataataataattttttttttaaataattaaattgaattttaatatctgaaaaaaacataaaattattagttaataattgcTGGGGCAATATACAAATTACAAATGTGTATAAATAGAGAATTTATgatggaaataataatgagaataAGCCGttgaataattacaaataataaaatattcataaaggATATTTGATGTGTGTACTACTGATATACCCTGATATCCTATTTTGATGGCTGACTATATACGTACCTTGACTACTTAAATTTACAACAGTATTCCGGCTCAATATCGATTTTgcatacatttaaaaaattttcaagtgtcATTAGTTGACACTAAAAATGCACATATTTTATACACTTGGTTATACGAAGAATGAAAGATATCTTCATttacaatttgatattaaaaaagtgtcgaaaaaaaaattcaaaaaagttaaaaaaaaaattctaaaacagCTGTGGCTGGatggaaattaaatattattttttcctgtttaacgtatttatttggtaattgaaatatcaattgaagAAAGTTTATAGGTCAATTATAGGGGGGATAAAAAGAGCAGGGGCAAAAAGAGGGTGGTGTTATCttgaagtaaatttttttcagaataATCTCGATTAAACTTTGGCGGGGGTTTGTTTGATTCAACGATTATATTTTAGGTCTCAATCGTGATAAtagaagataaataaatacttgaagaatgtaatatatttttttaagctattaatcttctttttttttttcatttaaattaatttcttactTTGGATGATTCTGCCTGACTTCGCGTGGGTGACAGTTACAAGGGAATATTTTAATCCAGGATATAGAaggatttaaaatatttataatccgTTATGATATAAAACGACTtggaataattttcaatacgAAAAGATtcgagtattttttataatactgaAAGCCCAAAGAGGAAAGAgaaaattttcttgaaaaaaatgaacaatttatttaaaatagggataataaaaaaattgttaaaaaataaatatgttgagATAAATGTATCGTGTAAAtttatggaaataaaaaaaatataataatgttattttattccatttttaaagaggtatttaaattttatatttaaagtgaagaatatttaaaatataatattgcgTGAgtgatgtttttaaaaaatttttaacgagCTTTTcattagatttatttatttttatataattttttttccatgcatatgattttttggaaataaaatgcggttaaattttaattttcattagtattttatatttaaattcataaatattggctgagaaaaataattgattttataatgattgaaattttatttttaataacttgcattttgttttttttttcgttcgattatttattaaacaattgacatttttgcagtaaataattattgcttagatattgtaaaatgtttattctcaataaaagatatttttattttttccaataatttatagatggtattttttttatttgggcGTCTCGAAGGCGTTTAAAAGCTCCAAGTACTTTGCtccctttttttaaaaaaaaattttatgtaattggCAGACGTGAGACGCTGGAAATGTTCCAAATTAACAAACGATTTGTGTAACTTTTATGTCAAAGTTTTCAGAATTCTATCAAGCaataattatctttaaaataaaatataatttttaacaatttccaCAACGTCATTTGcgcatttataaattaattgagccGAGAGGGGAAAATACGAGGCTATATAGTGTTAGACtttgaaatttgtttttaatgaagTTTAATCACTTTCTTCAATCTAACCCCGTGAGGTTAAtttatctacattattttatttcaataattcaagaattaaataatacaatttatgTCTAGGAAAAAGTTTTAGCCACatgcatttattttacaattaagaAAGCTGATAACATCTTTGGTCTTTGGTTAAGATAAAGTAGGTGAaggtttttgaaaattaaggGTTTACTTTTGTGCTAAATAAACCTGACGGCATTTATACGTCTTTGGGATATAAACCCCAGGGTCATTTCGAGATAGGGTTTGTTTTCTGCAGCCCTCTTCAGATAGCCAGAGGACTCTTGAGGCTTGCCTTGACAAAacggaaaaaaagaaaaaaaattagaacgAGCTTTTTCagcaagaataataaaaaaaatatatataggaaaAAGTGTCATAAGGttttcatgatgatgataataaaaaattctgcagtaaaaattcaaatatccTGTCAcaagaataatattatcataactGAAGggaagaatatatatattttttttttcgattcaattttcaatgtgTTACAAAAACTTTAAGggttaacgaaaaaaaaaaaaataattatcataaaggTCTGTGTCTTggatattaaaatagaaagaaTATatcaatggaaattttttttttttattaattttaaaaagaccCATCTCtacaaagataattttttttgttttggaaattttttataaattattttatcaataatcaaataaagcACAGTACTATCAAACTTGGAgctttataatttcaaaaataaacattaaaggGCCTTAAATTCgtggagcttttttttaaaaaaaaaaaaagttttattcatGGAATTGTGActcgaaacaaaaaaaaaacaatcaattgttttgctattaatttttttttatatgttgaaAACACttaaaaagaaattcaatAGCAGAATGAAATGGAAAATGAGCTTTTCTCGATATTTTTAGTAGCTAAGTACTTCTATTAACtaaatgacaaaatatctatagaattgagaaaataaatatcttttaaataGTCAGTTACATTCGAGGAATTTATTgtcttgaataaaaatgtaaaaatgtaaAGGTAGTTTCATCAATAGCTAAATAAACACCAAATACAATTGACAAGTATAACATTCGTTCAACCTTTTGACTGACAAATACAAATGATATCAACtctaaacattaaaatatacatagatatacaatttatttttattttccatgaagacaatttattgttaaaagtCAGTGGTAAAAGTAGATACAATACCAACCATTCAAGACATCCGAGGACATTTTTCATTGTCTTGAAACTCATGTGTATTTCTTGTGTCACACAATGCCTACTAAACTGGAAATCGATTTGGTCTTTtgatcgtatttttttttctccacatATAAACAAACACCTGCTATATCTATAGAATGATTTTATAGGTGAAAAAGCATTCTATCTTTCCAATAATCATCACGTTTGAATGGCCATACTCTTCGATAAGAAAGTATTTGCCATTAAACGTGACTAAAATTCAAAGAACATTCTTGATAGATGTTTAAGAGTATTTGACCaaagataaaacaaatttatcctgtcaattatttgttatattacaactaatttttgaatttttttaaattgtagaTATACCAAAAAGTGCTGATAGTAACGCTGTTAAAACAGAAAGCAACGAGCTTtcagaagaaaaagaaaataataaaatagaagaaaaagaagaagaaaatattacAGAAAAAGAATCTGAAGAACCAAGTGATAAGGAAGTTGAAGCAGCAACTAGAATACAAGCTGTATTTCGTGGTCATCACGCAAGAAAAAGTATGAAAGATACGGGAGCATCTTCAAAAGGGACCAATACAGAGGAGGAACGTGAACCCACTAGGGAAGAATTGCAAGAAGAATTTAGAGCGGACGACGTTGGTAAGAACAttcaatgaatattaaatatatttttttactcatttgtcatttaaaaaaaaaaagcttttccctttttttttttaaaatccaatTTTTTGAATCCAAGTTTGGTTGTGATGATGAACGACCTGACTTGTCtagaataatttattctaCAGCcgcaattaaattcatttttttttcttgacaaaaaaaaattatttctttcattCCGATTTAGCACTTTTCActaatttcattgttaaaaaattctcatttattttaaatactttttaataattgttatcttgaattttaattaaaattttttcgacaATTATTATACAGTGATTTTTAAgcgaaattatttaattgactaattttaaaaattaaaagctataataattattaaattatatactttaatttatatttatatttttttcatttttagaaCTTTGTAACGCAGCGACTAAGATCCAGGCATCTTTCCGAGGCCATATGTCGAGAAAAGAACAAGGTGGAGCATCGGTAGTAAAAGGTGTTGATGATGCAATTGATACTATCGAGGAAAAGGtaagcaaaagaaaaaaaaaaacataaataaaataaacccaatgaaaagaaaaaaaatcatcaatctttaaaaaaaatttcataaaaattctttgaaaagtgttttataaaaaattcagtgaATGTGtttgatcaaaaattttcacttATCTACAcgtatataatataaacatgtaggtataataaaatgtagctgaggaaaagaggaaaaaaaaaaaaaaaaaaactacgaaATTTTTGCACAAACTCAATATCCGCACCCCTCGGTTTCCGTGGCATACACAAAGCAAACTTTGGTGGCCTTGTACTTCCATACAAACTGCTCATGATCAGAACGTCATGGTCATAGTATATACACACATTTTCACAgatagtttttaaatataaaaaatataacacctTTACAATTGACTGTCAATACTCTacttgaaaaagaaagaaaaaaaatacgtttatTATGTGCTAAACACAATTTGCatgaataaaagtaaaatgaaaaaaatactaaataaaagaaaataaaattacaatgtttattgaatatatattttattgtaaataatattatttttaagctAATAATAGGTTACATTTATCTATCAAAATTTGACGTACTTGCGTAAATGTAATTGCTCTAATCCAATTGCTCCGAGACATCTAGAGAGGCTCATTATTTTGTGACAGTTTGCTAATTTTAACATTGTCAATTTTgacattgatatttattttattttttttcttcttttttaatatactagTCACtcaatcaattagaaaaaaaacatgaaccAGTGTATGTATTTGCAAAGATattgatggaaaattttttgtagtttttaaatattatttaaatctgcAAATACATatgcataaaaatttaaatttcaagctgtcagttatttttttttttttgaaatttatcccTCGAGGATAAAAGTGTGCAGTGTTctgcaaaaattatatattcatataaaattcgaCAGGTGTTTTTtgacacttaaaaaaaatcgaaaaaattcaatcacgAGTTAAATCgtgttttgaataatttaaaatttgaaaattgaaatacaaaattgacaaaacaataataaataaaatgaaaattttctagttttttaaaaagacgAAGCGCATCAGAAAATTTGAGGTCACTGAGGGAAGTATAGCTagtaaagaaagaaaaaaaaatttaatgttgacACTTGTCGCAATTCGTCGTCAgcggaaaatataaatacacctCGGGGATGACAGGGTGAGGGTTATATATCCACCCAAGTACTCATTCGTATATTTTCCACTTCCTCTACTCGTACTTTACatgatcaaaattattattttctattttacatgattcatatattttttttaatgaacattttattcataaacgaaaaataaaagtcacatgtgtttgataaatatatacaacataaTTTAAagcatgtatataaaatataaaagttaaaaataatgctATCGGTACATTAGTTTGATAAAGTAGTTGTTAAATCTTggcacaaatataatttattcactgatatatacagtaaaattttattgaagcatataaagtacaaaaataaatgaaattaaattaaatgaaaaaaaaaaaattatatcagaagaaataaaataattccggATAaggtggattttttttttcaaccaaaaTATATTTGGCAAGAGATAGTATTCAAAGCTGCGGTTATAGGATATTCAAAAGTTTTAGCACTGGTATTTTATCTAGACAGAGTTGGCCCATGTTAAATTAATCGATCATAACTCATCCTTGATCATCATCCTTATGAAATGTCTTGATAATTAAATCGGCTATCCCCTGTCAGATTTCACTTGGATCTTCATGaggttaataaaatttattctctCATCAAACCcacgaaatttatttaatttttgttgaatttttattcattgatttGTCATGTAATTgattttcgaaatttaataaataaaataa from Aphidius gifuensis isolate YNYX2018 linkage group LG5, ASM1490517v1, whole genome shotgun sequence includes:
- the LOC122858249 gene encoding neuromodulin encodes the protein MGCNTSKESVQPAEDEAKEDMKNSDIPKSADSNAVKTESNELSEEKENNKIEEKEEENITEKESEEPSDKEVEAATRIQAVFRGHHARKSMKDTGASSKGTNTEEEREPTREELQEEFRADDVELCNAATKIQASFRGHMSRKEQGGASVVKGVDDAIDTIEEKVDDAVNELEGIDLTDPDLHKAATKIQASFRGHKVRQEVVPEVKK